One stretch of Thalassovita sp. DNA includes these proteins:
- a CDS encoding DUF4259 domain-containing protein: MGAWGVGTFEDDTALDWIEEEYSAAGVEAVRSALQDVIDLEPGDYIEMDLGTAARAAAEIVALAFDAGGELGSDVAETVGEHSEQVAEHDDLPALALVALARISGEASELAELWADSGDSSGWENAMADLTARLEGVK; the protein is encoded by the coding sequence ATGGGCGCTTGGGGCGTAGGCACATTTGAAGATGACACTGCTCTCGACTGGATCGAAGAGGAGTATTCCGCTGCGGGCGTCGAAGCTGTTCGCAGTGCCCTTCAGGATGTGATCGACCTGGAGCCGGGTGACTATATCGAGATGGATCTGGGTACTGCAGCCCGCGCTGCCGCTGAGATTGTGGCCTTGGCCTTTGATGCCGGTGGGGAGCTGGGCTCAGACGTTGCCGAAACCGTTGGCGAACACTCCGAACAGGTTGCCGAACATGATGATCTGCCGGCGCTGGCGCTGGTGGCACTGGCCCGGATCAGTGGTGAGGCCTCGGAATTGGCTGAGCTTTGGGCCGATAGTGGTGACAGCAGCGGTTGGGAAAACGCCATGGCGGATCTGACCGCCCGGCTGGAAGGGGTCAAATGA
- a CDS encoding DUF5333 domain-containing protein, protein MRMMMTAAALSLVLSAAASHATAKPPLRDVAEIDNNMLWVALAIEISDKCDEIDARTFKGLTFLNSLRNRAKALGYSNDEIKAYVDSDTEEARIRSIVEAYVKSKGLNPAQSADLCSLGHAEIAASSQIGVLLKAK, encoded by the coding sequence ATGCGTATGATGATGACTGCAGCCGCCCTGTCCCTGGTTCTGAGTGCGGCAGCCAGCCATGCCACCGCCAAACCGCCGCTGCGGGATGTGGCTGAGATTGACAACAACATGCTCTGGGTCGCGCTGGCGATTGAGATCTCGGACAAATGTGATGAGATCGATGCCCGCACCTTCAAAGGGCTGACCTTCCTCAATTCATTGCGCAACCGGGCCAAGGCGCTTGGCTACAGCAATGATGAAATCAAAGCCTATGTCGACAGCGACACCGAAGAGGCCCGGATCCGGTCCATCGTTGAGGCATATGTGAAATCCAAGGGGTTGAACCCCGCCCAATCTGCTGACCTGTGCAGCCTCGGCCATGCCGAGATCGCTGCGAGCAGCCAGATTGGAGTCCTGTTGAAAGCCAAGTGA
- the nuoI gene encoding NADH-quinone oxidoreductase subunit NuoI, with the protein MANVDYKRAAGYFLLSDFIKGFKLGLKYFFAPKSTLNYPHEKGPLSPRFRGEHALRRYPNGEERCIACKLCEAICPAQAITIDAEPRDDGSRRTTRYDIDMTKCIYCGFCQEACPVDAIVEGPNFEFATETREELFYDKAKLLENGERWEAEIARNLELDAPYR; encoded by the coding sequence ATGGCAAACGTCGATTACAAACGCGCTGCGGGCTACTTCCTGCTGTCGGATTTCATCAAAGGGTTCAAACTGGGGCTGAAGTACTTCTTCGCACCCAAATCCACCCTGAACTACCCGCATGAAAAAGGGCCGCTGTCGCCCCGTTTCCGCGGGGAACATGCGCTGCGCCGCTACCCCAACGGGGAAGAGCGCTGCATCGCCTGTAAACTGTGCGAAGCGATCTGCCCGGCGCAGGCGATCACCATCGATGCGGAACCGCGCGATGACGGGTCGCGCCGGACCACCCGCTATGATATCGATATGACCAAATGCATCTACTGCGGCTTCTGCCAAGAGGCCTGCCCGGTGGATGCCATTGTGGAAGGTCCGAACTTTGAGTTCGCTACCGAAACCCGCGAAGAACTGTTCTACGACAAGGCCAAACTCCTTGAGAACGGTGAGCGGTGGGAAGCTGAAATTGCACGCAACTTGGAACTGGATGCGCCCTACCGTTAA
- the nuoH gene encoding NADH-quinone oxidoreductase subunit NuoH, which yields MAEFFTTPFGIAIIIVAQCLAVVAFVMISLLFLVYGDRKIWAAVQMRRGPNVVGAFGLLQSVADALKYVVKEVVVPAGADKPVFFLAPMLSFVLAMIAWAVIPFNDGWVLSDINVAILFVFAVSSLEVYGVIMGGWASNSKYPFLGSLRSAAQMISYEVSLGLIIIGIIISTGSMNFGDIVRAQDGDYGFFSWYWLPHFPMVFLFFISCLAETNRPPFDLPEAESELVAGYQVEYSATPFLLFMAGEYIAIFLMCALVSLLFFGGWLSPIPFLPDGPLWMVGKMAFFFFIFAMVKAITPRYRYDQLMRIGWKVFLPLSLAWVVIVAFLAKFEAFGGAYARWAIGG from the coding sequence ATGGCAGAGTTTTTTACCACCCCCTTCGGAATAGCGATCATCATCGTGGCCCAGTGCCTGGCCGTGGTGGCCTTTGTGATGATTTCGCTGCTGTTCCTGGTTTACGGGGACCGGAAAATCTGGGCCGCGGTGCAGATGCGTCGCGGACCGAACGTGGTGGGCGCCTTTGGCTTGCTGCAATCGGTGGCGGATGCGCTGAAATATGTGGTGAAAGAAGTGGTGGTGCCCGCAGGCGCGGACAAGCCGGTCTTCTTCCTGGCGCCGATGCTGAGCTTTGTTCTGGCGATGATCGCCTGGGCGGTGATCCCGTTCAATGACGGCTGGGTGCTGAGCGACATCAATGTCGCGATCCTCTTCGTCTTCGCCGTCTCTTCGCTTGAGGTTTACGGCGTGATCATGGGCGGCTGGGCGTCGAACTCAAAATACCCGTTCCTCGGCTCGCTGCGCTCTGCGGCGCAGATGATTTCCTATGAGGTGTCGCTGGGTCTGATCATCATCGGCATCATCATCTCCACCGGCTCGATGAACTTTGGGGATATCGTGCGCGCGCAGGATGGCGATTACGGCTTCTTCAGCTGGTACTGGCTGCCGCATTTCCCGATGGTCTTCCTGTTCTTCATCAGCTGTCTGGCTGAAACCAACCGTCCGCCGTTTGACCTGCCCGAAGCGGAATCCGAACTGGTGGCCGGCTATCAGGTGGAATATTCGGCAACGCCGTTCCTGCTGTTCATGGCAGGCGAATATATCGCCATCTTCCTGATGTGCGCGCTGGTCTCGCTGCTGTTCTTCGGCGGCTGGCTGTCGCCGATCCCCTTCCTGCCGGATGGCCCGTTGTGGATGGTCGGCAAGATGGCGTTCTTCTTCTTCATCTTCGCAATGGTGAAGGCGATCACCCCGCGCTACCGCTATGACCAGCTGATGCGCATTGGTTGGAAGGTCTTCCTGCCGCTGTCGCTGGCCTGGGTGGTGATCGTCGCATTCCTAGCAAAATTCGAAGCCTTCGGCGGCGCCTATGCCCGCTGGGCGATTGGGGGCTAA
- the nuoG gene encoding NADH-quinone oxidoreductase subunit NuoG, giving the protein MSDLRKIVIDDQEIEADGAMTLIQACEQAGVEIPRFCYHERLSIAGNCRMCLVEVVGGPPKPAASCAMQVRDLRPGPEGQPPVVKTNSPMVKKAREGVMEFMLINHPLDCPICDQGGECDLQDQAMAYGISETRFTEGKRAVDDLNLGPLVSTAMTRCISCTRCVRFTTEVAGITQMGQTGRGEDAEITSYLNETLDSNLQGNIIDLCPVGALTSKPYAFTARPWELTKTESIDVMDALGSNIRVDTKGREVKRILPRNHDGVNEEWISDKTRFVWDGLRRQRLDVPYIRENGKLRKASWGEALAAAAAAMKGKKVAGLIGDLVPVEAAFGLKNLIEGLGGNVECRTDKARLPIDSRFGYVGNATIEDIDDAKFIQLIGTNPREEAPVLNARIRKAWLNGANVGLVGEAVDLTYEYAHVGTDRAALDSIVGRDYGAVKDAPSVVIVGQGALREADGLAVLAAAQKLAEDTGSKLMVLHTAAARVGAMDVGAVTEGGVEAATNGAEVIYNLGADEVEIDAGAFVIYQGSHGDRGAHRADVILPAAAYTEENGLFVNTEGRPQLALRAGFAPGEAKENWAILRALSAELGAAQPWDSLAQLRQALVAAVPHLAKVDQVAENEWVSLPQDKLGKADFVNAVKDFYLTNPIARASSLMAELSAGAKARGVQQVAAE; this is encoded by the coding sequence ATGTCCGACCTACGCAAAATCGTCATTGATGATCAGGAAATCGAAGCAGACGGGGCCATGACCCTGATCCAGGCCTGTGAACAGGCTGGGGTTGAGATCCCGCGGTTCTGCTATCATGAACGTCTGTCGATTGCGGGCAACTGCCGCATGTGCCTGGTCGAAGTTGTTGGGGGACCGCCGAAACCGGCGGCCTCCTGTGCGATGCAGGTGCGTGACCTGCGTCCTGGCCCTGAAGGCCAGCCCCCGGTGGTCAAAACCAACTCGCCGATGGTGAAGAAGGCGCGCGAAGGGGTGATGGAGTTCATGCTCATCAACCACCCGCTGGATTGCCCGATCTGCGACCAGGGTGGCGAATGCGACCTGCAGGATCAGGCGATGGCCTATGGTATTTCGGAAACCCGCTTTACCGAAGGTAAGCGCGCGGTGGACGATCTGAACCTCGGCCCGCTGGTGTCGACCGCGATGACCCGCTGCATCAGCTGCACCCGTTGTGTGCGTTTCACCACTGAGGTGGCTGGCATCACGCAAATGGGCCAGACCGGTCGTGGCGAAGATGCTGAGATCACCAGCTATCTGAACGAAACGCTGGACAGCAACCTGCAGGGCAACATCATTGACCTGTGCCCGGTGGGGGCGCTGACCTCGAAACCCTATGCGTTCACGGCCCGCCCGTGGGAGCTGACCAAAACCGAAAGCATCGATGTGATGGATGCGCTTGGCTCCAACATCCGTGTGGACACCAAAGGCCGCGAAGTGAAGCGGATCCTGCCGCGCAACCATGATGGCGTGAACGAGGAATGGATTTCGGACAAAACCCGTTTTGTCTGGGACGGTCTGCGTCGTCAGCGTCTGGACGTGCCCTACATCCGTGAAAACGGCAAGCTGCGCAAAGCCTCCTGGGGCGAAGCGCTGGCTGCCGCCGCTGCAGCGATGAAGGGCAAGAAGGTTGCCGGCCTGATCGGTGATCTGGTGCCTGTTGAGGCCGCCTTTGGCCTGAAAAACCTGATCGAAGGTCTGGGCGGTAACGTCGAATGCCGCACCGATAAAGCGCGCCTGCCGATTGACAGCCGCTTTGGCTATGTCGGCAACGCCACTATCGAAGACATTGATGACGCCAAGTTCATCCAACTGATCGGCACCAACCCGCGCGAAGAAGCGCCGGTGCTGAATGCGCGGATCCGCAAGGCCTGGCTCAACGGTGCCAATGTTGGCCTGGTCGGCGAAGCGGTTGATCTGACATATGAATACGCCCATGTGGGCACCGACCGCGCGGCGCTGGACAGCATCGTGGGCCGGGATTACGGCGCAGTGAAAGACGCGCCTTCGGTGGTGATCGTGGGGCAGGGCGCCCTGCGCGAAGCGGATGGTCTGGCGGTTCTGGCTGCAGCGCAGAAACTGGCCGAAGACACTGGGTCCAAGCTGATGGTGCTGCACACCGCCGCCGCCCGTGTGGGCGCGATGGATGTGGGCGCTGTGACCGAAGGTGGGGTTGAGGCCGCCACCAACGGGGCAGAGGTGATCTACAACCTTGGCGCCGATGAGGTGGAAATCGATGCGGGCGCATTCGTGATCTATCAGGGCAGCCACGGCGATCGCGGCGCTCACCGCGCCGATGTGATCCTGCCCGCCGCCGCCTATACCGAGGAAAACGGCCTGTTCGTGAACACCGAAGGCCGCCCGCAGCTGGCACTGCGCGCTGGCTTTGCACCGGGTGAGGCGAAAGAAAACTGGGCGATCCTGCGGGCGCTGTCGGCAGAACTGGGCGCGGCCCAGCCCTGGGACAGCCTGGCCCAGCTGCGTCAGGCGCTGGTTGCGGCGGTGCCGCATCTGGCCAAGGTGGATCAGGTTGCAGAAAACGAATGGGTCTCGCTGCCGCAAGATAAGCTGGGCAAGGCAGATTTCGTCAATGCAGTCAAAGACTTCTACCTGACGAACCCAATTGCACGCGCCTCCAGCCTGATGGCAGAACTGTCGGCCGGCGCAAAGGCGCGCGGCGTGCAGCAGGTGGCGGCTGAGTGA